The following are encoded in a window of Caldicellulosiruptor danielii genomic DNA:
- the iscB gene encoding RNA-guided endonuclease IscB, which yields MVFVLNKNKKPLAPCHEAVARKLLKEGKAVVHRVYPFTIRLKELKDTSTFTPNYRLKIDYGSRHTGIAILKNDSEVIFMMQIHHRTDVKEKMDARRSSRRNRRNRKTRYRKPRFLNRKRDEDWLPPTLQSRVNNIETWIKRLCKLCPITTISYENVKFDTQKLRNPEISGVEYQQGTLQGYEVKEYLLEKFNRRCVYCGATNVPLEVEHIIPKSRGGTDRVDNLVIACHECNQRKGNRTAEEFGYPEIQELVKEPLKDCALVNATRWKIYEVLKKTGLPIECGSGGLTKMNRIKLGLPKDHHFDAICVGQSTPERIWFKTKTVLHVTAKGRGTRQMANVNKYGFPVGYRARQKLFFGFQTGDIVKVVVPRGKYKGTWKGTVACRNSGYFDIKDRNGKRIVQGISYKYCRVIQRFDGYSYELEQAKISGTFPLQPAEAGASMCH from the coding sequence ATGGTATTTGTACTGAACAAAAATAAGAAACCTTTAGCACCATGTCATGAAGCGGTTGCAAGAAAACTGCTAAAAGAAGGAAAAGCAGTTGTACACAGAGTCTATCCTTTTACTATAAGACTTAAAGAATTAAAAGATACATCAACGTTTACACCAAACTACAGACTCAAAATTGATTATGGGAGCAGGCATACAGGTATTGCTATATTAAAAAATGATTCTGAAGTAATTTTTATGATGCAGATACATCACAGAACAGACGTAAAAGAGAAGATGGATGCAAGACGTAGTTCAAGACGTAACAGAAGAAACAGAAAAACGAGATACAGAAAACCAAGGTTTTTGAACAGGAAAAGGGACGAAGATTGGTTGCCACCAACACTACAGAGCAGAGTAAACAATATCGAAACGTGGATAAAAAGGCTTTGTAAGTTGTGCCCTATTACTACAATTTCATATGAGAATGTTAAATTTGATACGCAGAAATTAAGGAACCCAGAAATTTCTGGAGTAGAATATCAACAAGGAACACTCCAGGGATATGAAGTAAAAGAGTACCTGTTAGAGAAGTTCAACAGAAGGTGTGTTTATTGTGGCGCTACAAATGTACCATTGGAAGTAGAACATATCATTCCAAAGTCAAGAGGCGGGACAGATAGAGTAGACAATCTTGTTATAGCCTGCCATGAGTGCAATCAAAGGAAAGGAAATAGGACAGCAGAAGAATTTGGGTATCCTGAAATTCAGGAACTTGTCAAAGAACCATTAAAGGACTGTGCATTAGTTAACGCTACGAGATGGAAGATATACGAAGTTCTAAAGAAGACAGGACTACCGATAGAATGTGGAAGTGGTGGGTTGACAAAGATGAACAGAATTAAATTAGGTCTACCCAAGGACCACCATTTTGACGCAATTTGTGTAGGACAATCTACGCCTGAAAGGATTTGGTTTAAGACTAAAACTGTATTGCATGTAACAGCGAAGGGTAGAGGCACAAGACAGATGGCAAACGTCAATAAGTATGGTTTCCCAGTAGGATACAGAGCAAGACAGAAACTTTTCTTTGGTTTTCAGACAGGTGACATAGTAAAAGTAGTAGTCCCAAGAGGTAAGTACAAGGGTACATGGAAAGGAACAGTAGCGTGCAGGAACAGTGGATATTTTGACATAAAGGACAGAAATGGGAAGAGAATTGTTCAGGGAATATCCTACAAATACTGTAGAGTAATTCAGCGGTTTGATGGATACAGTTATGAGTTAGAACAAGCAAAAATATCAGGCACATTTCCTCTCCAGCCTGCAGAGGCTGGAGCCTCCATGTGCCATTAA
- a CDS encoding adenylosuccinate synthase — protein sequence MQQIRAIVGTQWGDEGKGKIVDFLAKEADVVVRAQGGNNAGHTVEAFGKVFKLHLIPSGILYKDKLNIIGNGVVIDPESLIQEIKSLEKEGISTENLRISDRAHLVMPYHKILDEEQEKQRGDESLGTTKRGIGPAYTDKTERTNLRVCDMLDEEEFVQKLRNVYERKNQILTHVYHKTPMKFGELLEQFMKYGEILKPYITDTIKLLNDSIKAGKKILLEGAQATMLDLDYGTYPYVTSSHPTVGGFCIGAGIAPKYIQEVIGVVKAYTTRVGKGPFPTELLDEIGDRIREKGREYGTTTGRPRRCGWLDLVVVRYAVLINGIDKIALTKLDTLSGLPKIKVCRAYKYEGKILDLFPASLRVAMECEPIYEEFEGWSEEEIKAAKEYEDLPKSARRYIEFIEKETGAKVYLIGTGPAREDIIIKD from the coding sequence ATGCAACAAATCCGCGCGATAGTTGGCACCCAGTGGGGTGACGAAGGGAAAGGCAAAATTGTAGATTTTCTGGCAAAAGAAGCTGACGTTGTTGTTCGAGCTCAGGGCGGCAACAACGCAGGCCACACAGTTGAAGCTTTCGGCAAAGTTTTTAAGCTCCACCTTATACCATCAGGAATACTTTACAAGGATAAGCTCAACATCATAGGAAATGGTGTTGTGATTGACCCAGAATCTTTAATACAGGAGATAAAAAGCTTAGAGAAAGAGGGAATATCAACCGAGAATTTAAGAATTAGCGACAGAGCACATCTTGTTATGCCGTACCATAAGATATTAGATGAAGAGCAGGAAAAACAGAGAGGCGATGAGAGTCTTGGTACAACAAAAAGGGGAATAGGTCCTGCATACACTGACAAGACAGAAAGGACAAACCTCAGAGTTTGTGACATGCTTGATGAAGAAGAGTTTGTACAAAAACTTAGAAATGTGTATGAGAGAAAAAACCAGATACTTACCCATGTTTACCACAAAACGCCGATGAAGTTCGGAGAACTTTTAGAACAGTTTATGAAGTATGGAGAAATTTTAAAGCCGTATATCACAGACACAATAAAACTTCTGAATGATTCAATAAAAGCAGGCAAAAAGATTCTTTTAGAAGGTGCACAGGCGACAATGCTTGACTTGGATTATGGAACATATCCTTATGTTACATCATCGCATCCTACAGTTGGTGGATTTTGTATTGGAGCAGGGATTGCACCAAAGTACATTCAAGAGGTAATAGGTGTTGTAAAAGCTTATACAACAAGGGTTGGGAAAGGTCCATTTCCTACAGAGCTTTTGGATGAAATAGGGGATAGGATACGCGAAAAGGGAAGAGAGTACGGAACAACCACCGGAAGACCAAGAAGGTGTGGCTGGCTTGACCTTGTTGTTGTAAGATACGCAGTTTTGATAAATGGTATTGACAAGATTGCACTTACCAAGCTTGACACACTCTCTGGTTTGCCAAAAATAAAGGTCTGCAGAGCTTACAAGTATGAGGGCAAAATATTAGACCTTTTCCCGGCATCACTGAGAGTTGCTATGGAATGCGAACCTATTTATGAAGAGTTTGAAGGCTGGAGCGAAGAGGAGATAAAAGCTGCAAAAGAGTATGAAGATTTGCCAAAAAGCGCAAGAAGATATATAGAGTTTATAGAAAAAGAGACAGGTGCAAAGGTTTATTTAATCGGCACAGGCCCGGCAAGAGAGGATATAATAATAAAAGACTAA
- a CDS encoding glycosyltransferase family 4 protein, with protein MLCVLDCRCINLEKNHGISRYTYEIIRNAPKDVKQYLILLADKKNFNVLAQAFGEIREIIKIKSSFLHPFENIEIPNALKKIQEKTKEKIAYFSPSFSSPPIVDKRIKKYITIHDLMHLDFYSSLKNKIYYSTLVRYYVNTAVYVFTVSNYSKEKIIKYYDNSEKVKVIYPGIDINTFRKLRDEEIERFKGMYSYLPEKFFLFIGNNKKHKNFSYAYELYKSLKRFYPAHKFVSNVWDNESDKEIVRLEKLDDNLLCFLYNRCEAFLYPSLYEGFGLPPLEALACGAKVIASKCASLPEVLGEYAIYIDVYKSPEENIFEVIKKLNKQNHEFEVVKQYVSKFSWQVLSRKIFDFIFS; from the coding sequence ATGTTATGTGTTCTTGATTGTCGCTGTATTAATTTAGAGAAAAATCACGGTATAAGTAGGTACACCTATGAGATTATTAGAAATGCTCCTAAGGATGTCAAACAATATTTGATACTCCTTGCAGACAAAAAGAACTTTAATGTATTGGCTCAAGCATTTGGGGAAATAAGGGAAATTATTAAAATTAAATCGTCTTTTTTGCATCCATTTGAGAATATAGAAATCCCAAATGCCTTAAAAAAGATTCAAGAAAAGACCAAAGAAAAGATAGCTTATTTTTCACCTTCATTTTCTTCACCGCCAATAGTGGATAAAAGGATTAAAAAATATATAACTATTCATGACTTGATGCACTTGGATTTTTACTCAAGTTTAAAAAACAAGATATATTATTCAACGTTAGTAAGATACTATGTTAACACAGCTGTTTACGTATTTACTGTTTCGAACTATTCTAAAGAAAAGATAATTAAATACTATGACAATTCAGAAAAGGTAAAGGTAATATATCCCGGAATTGATATAAATACTTTTAGAAAACTGAGAGATGAAGAAATTGAACGCTTTAAAGGTATGTACTCTTATCTACCTGAGAAATTTTTCTTGTTTATAGGAAATAACAAAAAGCACAAGAATTTTTCATATGCTTATGAGCTTTACAAGAGTTTGAAGAGGTTTTATCCAGCACATAAATTTGTATCGAATGTATGGGATAATGAAAGTGACAAAGAGATTGTTAGATTAGAAAAGCTTGATGACAATTTACTCTGTTTTTTGTATAACAGGTGCGAAGCATTTTTATATCCTTCCTTATATGAGGGCTTTGGGTTGCCACCTTTAGAGGCCTTAGCATGTGGAGCAAAAGTTATAGCTTCGAAATGTGCGTCTTTACCAGAGGTTTTAGGTGAATATGCGATTTATATAGATGTATATAAATCTCCTGAAGAGAATATTTTTGAAGTGATTAAAAAGCTCAACAAGCAAAACCATGAATTTGAAGTTGTTAAGCAATATGTTTCCAAATTTAGTTGGCAGGTCTTAAGCAGAAAAATATTCGACTTTATATTTTCGTAA
- a CDS encoding O-antigen ligase family protein produces the protein MAKKSEKKSMSQGANKFGESETSIFPGKTLAVYKIFVLIAICVLVLMSPYYRGLYFDYELGAFQVAMAAIFILFAIYLLLSKEGFLVNSKLELILLLFMVAYIIPYFFAANRRLALGEFFKYAFYFAVFYVTSRISKGKAEKLAILNSLFLSTVGVAFFGYQAAVKLIPETARPLGMAMNGLWVGNMINSTLQYHNTAGTVLAFGFIISLMLALLSENRVLKSIYFAFSSFIFTAFFFTYSRGSYITLLLALLVFFLLLPREKRISLIFNIAIVGAFVIAFLNKVGANLNEHGKLKLWLVLLFQMVLVFVVTYAFGFVERKLYSLSNKFYIVAASVVAILAIIGFAIALKMHLIPSDMVAKIKSIAMFWKERNFVERMVFYKDGLKIFLKSPVFGYGGGAWVSLYFMYQSYLYFTTQSHNYFLQVLLDTGIVGFCILIIFLWFLFSTSLKAWVKKEQKENIIIAGLLAAAFELYSHSFLDFDFSLASVQVLLFAALGILVSLSSQILQKHKQEKVIYTGKKTNFVPVLLTIFYLFVMVISLNFRLGNYYANIGQQALQMGNLSSAYSFLSKAVTYDPLSSNALSDYAVTLYKIGDQNKDANLIAKANDYFKQAIKNDRFNAKIRFKYAVYLLSHGAIDEGLRQIEEGIKLQPLQPANYELKADAYAKVGDYYLGKGDKEKARKYYEVVLKIPQEIERVKREREKMPEVVKQDPNSHKFGITDRTLQIVNEVKKKI, from the coding sequence ATGGCAAAAAAAAGTGAGAAGAAAAGTATGTCTCAAGGTGCCAATAAATTTGGTGAAAGTGAAACCTCAATTTTCCCAGGCAAAACACTTGCGGTATACAAAATTTTTGTACTCATTGCTATTTGCGTGCTTGTTTTGATGAGCCCATACTACAGGGGGCTTTATTTTGACTATGAACTTGGTGCATTTCAGGTAGCAATGGCAGCAATTTTTATCCTTTTTGCTATATATCTTTTACTTTCAAAAGAAGGGTTTTTGGTAAACTCAAAACTTGAACTTATCTTGCTTCTTTTTATGGTAGCATATATTATTCCTTACTTTTTTGCAGCAAATAGAAGGCTTGCTCTTGGAGAATTTTTTAAGTATGCATTTTACTTTGCAGTTTTTTATGTTACATCGAGAATTTCAAAAGGCAAAGCAGAAAAGCTTGCAATTTTAAATAGCCTTTTTCTTTCAACAGTAGGTGTTGCATTTTTTGGGTATCAAGCAGCGGTAAAGTTAATACCAGAGACTGCCCGTCCTCTTGGCATGGCAATGAACGGGCTTTGGGTTGGGAATATGATAAACTCAACATTGCAGTATCACAACACGGCAGGAACTGTTTTGGCCTTTGGGTTTATAATCTCTTTGATGCTTGCGCTGCTGAGCGAAAATAGGGTGCTGAAAAGCATTTATTTTGCCTTTTCAAGCTTTATATTTACAGCGTTTTTCTTTACATACTCAAGAGGCTCATATATTACCCTTTTGCTTGCTCTTTTGGTGTTTTTCTTGCTTTTGCCAAGAGAAAAAAGGATTTCGCTCATTTTTAACATAGCGATTGTTGGCGCTTTTGTTATTGCTTTTTTGAATAAGGTTGGAGCAAACCTAAACGAACATGGGAAATTAAAACTTTGGCTTGTTTTGCTCTTCCAGATGGTTTTGGTTTTTGTCGTGACGTATGCTTTTGGATTTGTAGAAAGAAAACTTTATAGCCTTAGCAACAAATTTTACATAGTTGCAGCAAGTGTAGTAGCTATTTTAGCTATAATAGGTTTTGCCATTGCTCTAAAGATGCATTTGATTCCTTCAGACATGGTTGCAAAAATCAAATCTATAGCTATGTTCTGGAAAGAGAGAAACTTTGTCGAAAGAATGGTGTTTTACAAAGATGGATTAAAGATATTCTTGAAAAGCCCTGTATTTGGCTATGGCGGAGGGGCATGGGTATCGCTATATTTTATGTACCAGTCTTATTTGTATTTTACAACCCAGTCTCACAACTACTTTTTGCAGGTACTTCTTGACACAGGAATTGTTGGATTTTGTATACTAATAATATTTTTATGGTTTTTATTTTCAACTTCGCTCAAGGCATGGGTTAAAAAGGAACAAAAAGAGAATATTATTATTGCTGGACTTCTGGCTGCAGCTTTTGAGCTTTATTCTCACTCATTTCTTGACTTTGATTTTTCGCTTGCATCTGTGCAAGTTCTGCTATTTGCAGCTTTAGGGATATTAGTTTCGCTATCTTCACAGATTCTTCAAAAGCATAAGCAAGAAAAGGTGATATACACGGGCAAAAAGACAAATTTTGTGCCTGTTTTGCTGACGATATTTTATCTGTTTGTGATGGTAATTTCACTGAATTTCAGACTTGGAAATTACTATGCGAATATTGGTCAGCAGGCACTGCAGATGGGAAATTTGTCTTCTGCATATTCGTTTTTGTCAAAAGCTGTCACATACGACCCGCTCAGCTCCAATGCGCTTTCAGACTATGCAGTTACCTTATACAAAATAGGTGACCAGAACAAAGATGCAAATTTAATTGCAAAGGCAAATGATTACTTTAAGCAGGCAATTAAAAATGATAGATTTAACGCTAAAATAAGGTTTAAATATGCAGTATATTTACTTTCCCACGGTGCAATAGATGAGGGCTTAAGGCAGATAGAAGAGGGTATAAAGCTTCAGCCTCTTCAGCCAGCAAACTATGAGCTAAAAGCTGATGCATATGCAAAGGTTGGAGATTATTACCTGGGAAAAGGTGATAAGGAAAAGGCGAGGAAGTACTATGAGGTTGTGCTGAAGATTCCGCAGGAGATTGAGAGGGTGAAAAGAGAAAGAGAGAAGATGCCTGAAGTAGTAAAACAAGATCCTAACTCACATAAATTTGGAATAACAGATAGAACTCTACAAATAGTAAATGAAGTCAAAAAGAAAATATAA
- a CDS encoding MBL fold metallo-hydrolase yields MKITYLAHASFLIETKSGVKILTDPYDDSVGYTVFELSPNVVLTSHKHFDHGYTGSLKGDYVLVDKEGEFEVKGVKIKGIKTFHDKENGQKRGENIVFVIEDEFCVAHLGDLGHELLEHQLEKMGKVDILLIPVGGVYTIDAKEAFNVAKAVNPRIIIPMHYKTEKLKFDLGKVEEFTKHFEDIEVLNTCEIEINNLPEKQKVMLLKYKG; encoded by the coding sequence ATGAAGATAACATACCTTGCACATGCAAGCTTTTTGATAGAGACAAAATCGGGGGTAAAAATCTTGACAGATCCGTACGATGATTCAGTTGGCTACACGGTGTTTGAACTATCACCGAATGTAGTGCTGACATCACACAAGCATTTTGACCATGGTTATACAGGTAGCTTGAAAGGAGATTATGTTCTTGTCGACAAGGAAGGTGAATTTGAGGTCAAGGGTGTTAAAATAAAAGGCATAAAGACCTTCCATGACAAAGAAAATGGACAAAAACGAGGAGAAAACATTGTATTTGTCATAGAGGATGAGTTTTGCGTTGCACATCTTGGAGATCTGGGACATGAACTTTTAGAGCATCAGCTTGAAAAGATGGGGAAAGTTGATATACTTTTGATTCCTGTTGGCGGCGTGTATACAATTGATGCAAAAGAAGCTTTCAACGTTGCAAAGGCTGTAAATCCAAGAATTATAATTCCTATGCATTACAAGACAGAAAAGCTCAAATTTGACCTTGGAAAAGTAGAAGAGTTTACAAAGCATTTTGAAGATATTGAAGTATTAAATACATGTGAGATTGAAATAAATAACCTTCCAGAAAAACAGAAGGTTATGCTGCTTAAATACAAAGGATAA
- a CDS encoding stage II sporulation protein M: MKFVVQTFKAEKRLILISFLIFVLSTILGVVAGLYFGEEIQKFINQYIRKMFKNILENANNPYLLFLAILKNNMRVYLILITAGTLTFGLISLFVLLSNGFIVGAVATISAKQTSLAKTLLLILPHGIFEIAAFLIGSAASAIFLESAVFSKEKLKLNVTFKRFLTLVVCGAILVVFAAFIEAFVTIKFAK; the protein is encoded by the coding sequence TTGAAATTTGTTGTTCAGACCTTTAAAGCTGAAAAAAGACTAATTTTAATCTCATTTTTGATTTTTGTACTTTCAACCATCCTTGGCGTTGTTGCAGGACTTTATTTTGGAGAGGAAATACAGAAATTTATCAACCAATACATCAGAAAAATGTTCAAAAATATACTGGAAAATGCAAATAACCCTTACCTTCTATTTCTTGCAATTCTAAAGAACAATATGAGAGTTTATCTTATACTTATAACAGCGGGAACTTTGACATTTGGGCTTATATCTTTATTTGTCCTTCTTTCAAATGGCTTTATAGTTGGAGCTGTTGCTACAATCTCAGCAAAACAGACATCTTTGGCAAAGACACTGCTTTTGATTTTGCCCCACGGGATATTTGAAATTGCAGCATTTTTAATTGGCAGCGCAGCCTCGGCAATATTTCTTGAAAGTGCTGTTTTTTCAAAGGAAAAACTAAAGCTAAATGTTACATTTAAAAGATTTTTGACACTTGTTGTATGTGGTGCTATCTTAGTAGTATTTGCGGCATTTATAGAAGCTTTTGTGACTATAAAATTTGCAAAATAA
- a CDS encoding ABC transporter ATP-binding protein has product MADPAAKKPIFSQEETNYELKIPYLKRLFKFLLPYKKWLFLTLVFMFAATVADLVSPYLLKLAVDHYIPKKDFKGILVIGTLLILMLFMNKECSKNKIRLANRTGQMVLFDIRKALFDHVQSLSFSFFDKNSTGRIIVRIVNDVNTLNNLFTNGIVNVITDMSSLVLAAIIMFSINPRLATVTFAVVPIFLVVLFTTRNAIKKNWRAVRRKIANLNAYIHENISGIRVIQAYVRQKVNRAIFKDVIDDVFLSWMKAVRINGIFSPAVEVCSMIGTLIIYFYGVKLLKINGVTVGTLIAFVSYLDKFWRPVVTLSNFYNQLLVASASSERIFEVLSIQPEIKEDKNPVEISTFKNSIEFKNVWFAYKDEECVLKDVSFEIKKGMMVALVGATGSGKTTIVNLLARFYDPQKGSILIDGIDLKKISFKSLRKLIGIVQQEPFLFSGSILDNILYGKPDAKFEEVIEVCKFLGAHDFISQFEDGYFTQVNERGNRLSTGQKQLISLARLLLQNPQILILDEATASLDTHSELMVQNALNRIMKDRTSIVIAHRLSTIKDADLIIVMDKGRIVEMGTHESLIREKGIYYELCASQIRFVKAG; this is encoded by the coding sequence ATGGCAGACCCTGCGGCCAAAAAGCCCATATTTTCTCAAGAAGAGACCAATTACGAGCTAAAAATACCATATTTAAAAAGGCTTTTTAAGTTTCTTCTTCCTTATAAAAAATGGCTGTTTTTAACCTTAGTTTTCATGTTTGCAGCAACAGTTGCCGATTTAGTTTCTCCCTATCTTTTGAAACTGGCAGTTGACCACTATATCCCCAAAAAAGATTTCAAGGGAATTTTGGTAATTGGAACTTTGCTCATTTTAATGCTTTTTATGAACAAAGAGTGTTCGAAAAACAAGATAAGACTTGCAAACAGAACAGGACAGATGGTTTTGTTTGATATCAGAAAAGCTCTTTTTGACCACGTTCAAAGCCTTTCTTTCAGCTTTTTTGACAAAAACTCAACAGGAAGAATTATTGTTAGAATTGTCAATGACGTCAATACCTTGAACAACCTATTTACAAATGGTATTGTGAATGTGATAACAGACATGTCAAGCCTGGTTTTGGCAGCAATAATAATGTTTTCTATAAATCCCAGGCTTGCAACGGTGACGTTCGCAGTTGTTCCAATTTTTTTAGTAGTTCTTTTTACAACCAGAAACGCCATAAAGAAAAACTGGAGGGCTGTGCGAAGGAAAATTGCTAACCTAAATGCCTATATACACGAAAACATAAGTGGTATCAGGGTGATTCAGGCATATGTCAGGCAAAAGGTCAACAGGGCTATTTTCAAAGATGTCATAGACGATGTGTTTTTGTCATGGATGAAAGCTGTCAGGATAAATGGTATATTCTCACCTGCGGTTGAGGTATGTTCAATGATAGGAACGCTCATCATCTACTTTTACGGTGTAAAGCTTCTTAAGATAAATGGTGTTACGGTTGGAACTTTAATTGCTTTTGTGAGCTATTTAGACAAGTTTTGGCGACCGGTTGTTACACTTTCGAACTTTTACAATCAGCTTCTTGTTGCAAGCGCATCGTCAGAAAGGATATTTGAGGTGCTTTCTATCCAGCCTGAAATAAAAGAGGATAAAAACCCGGTTGAGATATCTACTTTTAAAAATTCAATCGAATTTAAAAATGTGTGGTTTGCATACAAAGATGAAGAGTGTGTTTTAAAAGATGTGTCGTTTGAAATCAAAAAAGGTATGATGGTTGCGCTTGTGGGTGCAACAGGTTCTGGCAAGACCACAATTGTAAATCTTCTTGCGAGATTTTACGACCCGCAAAAAGGTAGTATCCTCATCGATGGCATTGATCTTAAGAAAATTAGCTTTAAAAGTTTAAGGAAACTTATAGGCATTGTCCAGCAGGAACCGTTTTTGTTCTCAGGCAGCATCCTTGATAATATTCTGTATGGAAAGCCAGATGCCAAGTTTGAAGAGGTTATAGAAGTTTGCAAGTTTTTAGGCGCGCATGATTTTATATCGCAGTTTGAGGATGGTTACTTTACACAGGTAAATGAAAGGGGAAACAGGCTATCTACTGGACAAAAACAGCTGATAAGTCTTGCAAGGCTTTTGCTTCAAAACCCCCAGATTCTTATTTTGGATGAGGCAACAGCGTCGCTTGATACACATAGCGAGCTTATGGTGCAAAACGCTCTAAATAGAATAATGAAAGACCGCACTTCAATTGTGATCGCTCACCGGCTTTCAACCATAAAGGATGCAGATTTAATAATTGTAATGGACAAAGGCAGAATTGTTGAAATGGGTACACACGAGAGCTTAATTAGGGAAAAAGGAATCTATTATGAACTTTGTGCAAGCCAGATAAGATTTGTAAAGGCAGGGTGA
- a CDS encoding ABC transporter ATP-binding protein, whose translation MDYLKRLMKYLDDCKISVVIGLIFALAGISCSMTVPKVSKHIIDDVLVARRFEKLYYFALILAGLVLSKAALNYFQSYIFEYTSQKAIYKLREQLYTKLQYQSFEYFDRASTGAIMNRMVGDLEAIRNFLNQSFVQVISIVITLVLALSIMLSMNVLLSFLSLATIPLIYFNVKSLAKKLQPTFRAIRVAFEKLTSKVQENITGIRVVKAFGNEELEKKSFEKVAFEFTSKNIQAADIRSVHNPLANFLNGLNSVIILVIGGYLAIKGKITIGTLFAFLSYVNLFSAPIGNIQNLVNQWQNAFASLEKVFEVLDSEVLIKSPKNAIHLKNIKGDIKFENVYFKYKDKFVLKGINIHISPGEVVAILGQAGSGKSSLINLLARFYDPTSGRVLIDDVDVKNVKLCSLRRNIGIIMQETFIFSDTIAANIAFGKPDAKEEEIKWAAKLARADEFIERLPEGYNTIVGERGIGLSGGQKQRIAIARALIYNPKILVLDDATSNLDFETEAEIQNTLKEVIKGRTTIIITHRISQLVVRADRIYYMQDGRIVEQGTHEELMKLKGRYYATFKKQLLERANSFPA comes from the coding sequence TTGGACTATCTTAAGAGGCTCATGAAGTATTTAGACGACTGTAAAATATCGGTAGTAATTGGTCTAATTTTTGCACTGGCAGGGATATCTTGCAGTATGACAGTGCCGAAAGTGTCAAAGCACATCATTGACGATGTTCTTGTTGCAAGGCGCTTTGAAAAGCTTTACTATTTTGCTCTAATTTTAGCAGGACTTGTACTTTCAAAGGCAGCTTTAAATTATTTTCAGAGCTACATATTTGAATACACATCTCAAAAAGCCATCTATAAGCTCAGAGAACAGCTCTACACAAAGCTTCAATACCAGTCTTTTGAGTATTTTGACAGAGCATCAACAGGGGCTATTATGAACAGAATGGTGGGTGATTTGGAGGCTATTCGAAACTTTTTAAATCAGAGCTTTGTTCAGGTAATTAGCATAGTCATTACTTTGGTTTTGGCACTTTCTATAATGCTTTCAATGAACGTTTTGCTTTCATTTTTGAGCTTAGCAACAATACCTCTTATATACTTTAACGTCAAAAGCCTTGCCAAAAAACTTCAGCCAACCTTCAGGGCGATAAGAGTAGCATTTGAAAAGCTCACATCAAAGGTGCAGGAGAACATCACAGGTATAAGAGTTGTCAAAGCGTTTGGAAATGAAGAGCTTGAGAAGAAAAGCTTTGAAAAGGTTGCATTTGAGTTTACAAGCAAAAATATCCAGGCTGCTGATATAAGGTCGGTGCACAATCCTCTTGCCAACTTCTTAAATGGACTAAACTCAGTCATAATTCTTGTTATTGGAGGATATTTGGCTATAAAAGGGAAGATTACCATAGGCACGCTTTTTGCTTTTTTGAGCTATGTGAACTTGTTCTCTGCACCCATTGGAAACATTCAAAACCTTGTGAACCAGTGGCAAAACGCCTTTGCATCCTTGGAAAAGGTGTTCGAGGTGCTTGACAGTGAGGTTTTAATCAAAAGTCCAAAAAATGCTATTCATCTTAAAAACATCAAAGGTGATATAAAGTTTGAGAATGTGTATTTCAAGTACAAAGATAAGTTTGTTCTAAAGGGAATAAACATTCATATTTCGCCTGGTGAGGTTGTTGCCATTTTAGGTCAAGCAGGTTCTGGCAAGTCGTCCTTGATAAATCTTCTTGCCAGATTTTACGACCCAACATCTGGCAGGGTACTCATTGATGATGTTGATGTGAAAAATGTAAAGCTTTGCTCTCTCAGAAGAAACATTGGAATAATAATGCAGGAGACATTTATTTTTTCTGACACCATTGCTGCAAACATAGCGTTTGGAAAGCCAGATGCGAAAGAGGAAGAGATAAAATGGGCTGCAAAGCTTGCCCGGGCAGATGAGTTCATTGAAAGACTTCCAGAAGGTTATAATACCATTGTTGGAGAGAGGGGAATAGGACTTTCGGGTGGTCAAAAACAGAGAATTGCAATTGCCAGGGCGCTCATATACAACCCAAAAATTTTAGTGCTTGATGATGCAACATCAAACCTTGATTTTGAAACTGAGGCTGAGATTCAAAATACTTTGAAAGAGGTGATAAAAGGAAGAACAACAATCATCATAACCCACAGGATTTCACAGCTGGTAGTTAGGGCAGATAGGATTTATTACATGCAAGATGGCAGAATTGTTGAACAAGGAACACATGAAGAACTGATGAAACTCAAAGGTAGATACTATGCAACATTCAAAAAACAATTGCTCGAGCGCGCAAACTCATTCCCTGCTTAA